In the genome of Streptomyces sp. V2I9, one region contains:
- a CDS encoding DinB family protein: protein MSLPPRLIPLLEQYDFACERLLSRLAGPVMDSGNGVGIGVVPLGDDEYLWEPVPDCWSVRRRDDGPGARATVLAGSGAWGRDSADSPHPFPPPFTTLAWRLSHLSEMLTLRADHTCGSRSLTREGYRTPGDAVGAVAAFASASAAWREALHTADETALDTVGYSTYPNGSDAGDPFVDVVWWVNQEVLHHGAEIALLRDLYRARPS from the coding sequence ATGTCCTTGCCTCCCCGCCTGATCCCGCTGCTGGAACAGTACGACTTCGCCTGCGAACGACTCCTCTCCCGTCTTGCCGGACCTGTCATGGACAGCGGCAACGGTGTCGGCATCGGCGTCGTCCCGCTCGGCGACGACGAGTACCTCTGGGAACCCGTGCCCGACTGCTGGTCCGTCCGCCGCCGCGACGACGGCCCCGGCGCGCGGGCGACCGTGCTGGCGGGGTCCGGGGCGTGGGGGCGGGACTCGGCGGACTCGCCGCATCCGTTCCCCCCGCCGTTCACCACGCTCGCGTGGCGGCTGAGCCACCTCTCGGAGATGCTCACCCTCCGGGCCGACCACACCTGCGGCAGCCGGTCGCTCACCCGCGAGGGCTATCGCACCCCTGGGGACGCCGTCGGCGCCGTGGCCGCCTTCGCGTCCGCTTCGGCCGCCTGGCGGGAAGCGCTGCACACGGCCGACGAGACAGCTCTGGACACCGTCGGGTACAGCACGTATCCGAACGGCAGCGACGCCGGGGACCCGTTCGTCGACGTCGTCTGGTGGGTCAATCAAGAGGTGCTGCACCACGGTGCCGAGATCGCCCTGCTGCGGGATCTGTACCGCGCCCGGCCCTCCTGA
- a CDS encoding AAA family ATPase — translation MGADLGPCVVLITGVMAAGKSTVAQLLAESLPRAVHVRGDVFRRMIVSGRAEMTPDEAEEARSQLDLRQRLSARVADAYADDGWTAVVQDIVLGDDLPRYLDRVRTRPLHVVVLAPSPEAVRTREAGRGKTGYGEWTVEAFDAYLRSGTPRIGLWLDTSGQTPEETVSAILDGLRGGAGEPGLPREE, via the coding sequence ATGGGCGCCGACCTCGGTCCCTGCGTCGTACTGATCACCGGAGTGATGGCCGCGGGCAAGTCCACGGTCGCCCAGCTCCTGGCGGAGAGTCTGCCGCGGGCGGTCCATGTGCGCGGCGATGTCTTCCGCCGCATGATCGTCTCCGGACGCGCGGAGATGACACCCGACGAGGCGGAGGAGGCGCGGAGCCAGCTCGATCTGCGCCAGCGGCTCTCGGCCCGGGTGGCCGACGCGTACGCGGACGACGGCTGGACGGCCGTCGTCCAGGACATCGTCCTCGGCGACGACCTGCCCCGGTATCTCGACCGGGTCCGCACCCGCCCCCTGCACGTCGTCGTGCTCGCCCCCTCGCCCGAGGCCGTGCGCACACGGGAGGCCGGGCGGGGCAAGACGGGGTACGGGGAGTGGACGGTCGAGGCGTTCGACGCGTATCTGCGGAGCGGGACGCCTCGGATCGGCCTGTGGCTGGACACGTCCGGGCAGACGCCCGAGGAGACGGTTTCGGCCATCCTCGACGGCCTTCGTGGCGGAGCAGGGGAACCGGGGCTGCCGCGGGAGGAGTGA
- a CDS encoding ATP-binding cassette domain-containing protein: MLRSADADVRRQQRELEEARIKVARRQRHDKKLDGRRTAPRIVAGERKRSAQESGDRLRGLHEDRLDEARERREEAAEAIRRDAEIKVSLPHTAVPAGRTVLTVRDLSLPYGRLSGGSLQVRGPERIALVGRNGAGKTTLLRTLTGELAPTTGEATAAVPLKFLPQRLDVLDDTLSVADNVARTAPGTTDNQIRSQLARFLFKGARAEQPAGTLSGGERFRAALAATMLAAPAPQLLLLDEPTNNLDMASVRQLTSALESYEGALVVASHDLPFLESVGITRWILLDDDLRETDAEEIRELFGSPESAPTGTA, from the coding sequence ATGCTGCGCTCCGCCGACGCCGACGTACGCCGTCAGCAGCGCGAACTGGAGGAGGCCCGGATCAAGGTGGCGCGCCGCCAGCGCCACGACAAGAAGCTGGACGGCCGCCGCACAGCACCGCGCATCGTCGCCGGGGAGCGCAAACGCTCCGCCCAGGAGTCCGGGGACCGGCTGCGCGGACTGCACGAGGACCGCCTCGACGAGGCACGCGAGCGCCGCGAGGAGGCCGCCGAGGCCATCCGCCGGGATGCCGAGATCAAGGTGAGCCTGCCCCACACCGCCGTCCCCGCGGGCCGGACCGTCCTGACCGTACGGGACCTGAGCCTGCCCTACGGGCGGCTGAGCGGGGGCAGCCTTCAGGTGCGGGGCCCCGAACGCATCGCCCTGGTCGGCCGCAACGGGGCCGGCAAGACCACGCTGCTGCGCACACTCACCGGGGAGCTGGCACCGACCACCGGGGAGGCCACGGCGGCGGTCCCGCTGAAATTCCTGCCGCAGCGGCTGGACGTCCTCGACGACACGCTGAGCGTCGCCGACAACGTCGCCCGTACCGCTCCGGGCACCACCGACAACCAGATCCGCTCCCAGCTCGCCCGGTTCCTCTTCAAGGGAGCCCGCGCGGAGCAGCCGGCCGGCACCCTGTCGGGCGGCGAACGCTTCCGGGCCGCGCTCGCGGCGACCATGCTCGCCGCCCCTGCCCCGCAACTGCTCCTGCTGGACGAGCCGACGAACAACCTCGACATGGCCAGCGTGCGGCAGTTGACGAGCGCCCTGGAGTCGTACGAGGGCGCACTCGTCGTCGCCAGCCACGACCTGCCGTTCCTGGAGTCCGTGGGCATCACTCGGTGGATCCTGCTGGACGACGACCTGCGCGAGACCGACGCCGAAGAGATCCGCGAGCTGTTCGGAAGCCCGGAGTCCGCCCCGACGGGAACGGCATGA
- a CDS encoding PP2C family protein-serine/threonine phosphatase → MNRRRTSRSASADDLLHTLQDLTARARREVELHQARVELAQALQRDMLPAVLPVLPGLRSAAGYAPARHGLDIGGDWYDGFPLADGALGFAIGDVQGHDVEAAAFMGQVRIAMRAIAGTASDPGEILGRTNDLLLSVDSGLFATCTFLRLDPVTRELHSARAGHVASVWAAADGRSGVTEDPGGLPLGIEPGEDYPVTRRTLDFDGAIVLLTDGVVEGPSLAIEDGLERVRQLVASHVGASAAQLADLVLGAAEVTGHEDDAAVLALRHAAALTGAR, encoded by the coding sequence ATGAACCGGCGTCGGACCTCCCGCTCGGCCAGTGCCGACGATCTGCTCCACACGTTGCAGGACCTCACCGCCCGCGCCCGGCGCGAAGTGGAGTTGCACCAGGCCAGGGTGGAGCTGGCCCAGGCACTCCAGCGCGACATGCTCCCGGCGGTCCTGCCCGTCCTCCCCGGCCTCCGGTCGGCGGCCGGCTACGCTCCGGCCCGGCACGGGCTGGACATCGGCGGCGACTGGTACGACGGTTTCCCCCTCGCCGACGGGGCCCTCGGCTTCGCCATCGGCGACGTACAGGGCCACGACGTCGAGGCCGCCGCCTTCATGGGACAGGTGCGCATCGCCATGCGGGCCATCGCGGGCACGGCGTCCGATCCGGGCGAGATCCTGGGCCGGACGAACGACCTGCTCCTCTCCGTGGATTCGGGACTCTTCGCGACCTGCACCTTCCTGCGGCTGGACCCGGTGACGCGGGAGCTGCACAGTGCGCGGGCGGGCCATGTCGCCTCCGTGTGGGCCGCCGCGGACGGCCGGTCCGGCGTCACCGAGGACCCCGGCGGCCTGCCACTGGGCATCGAACCCGGCGAGGACTATCCCGTCACCCGGCGCACGCTCGACTTCGACGGGGCGATCGTGCTGCTCACGGACGGGGTGGTCGAGGGCCCGTCCCTGGCGATCGAGGACGGACTCGAACGCGTGCGGCAGTTGGTGGCCTCGCACGTCGGTGCGAGCGCTGCCCAGCTGGCCGACCTGGTGCTGGGCGCGGCGGAGGTGACGGGCCACGAGGACGACGCGGCCGTCCTGGCCCTGCGGCACGCGGCCGCCCTCACCGGAGCCCGGTGA
- the mptB gene encoding polyprenol phosphomannose-dependent alpha 1,6 mannosyltransferase MptB, which produces MWALSAVGHRRLGAAGSLAVVGGGWFAGKLPVHDPWGLWVDHGSAVKAAGAVLAYVGLTVLVVAWWQYGKTAVTVRETLVTLAWWTAPFLLAPPLYSADVYSYIAQGSMVVEGHDVYTLGPSALDPGGIGGDAAASVGNHWRDTPAPYGPLFLLLSATVAWTTGGTIVPAVLAMRLVALVALALIVWSLRRLAREHGRSESRALWLGALNPLLLMHVVGGVHNDGLMIGLMLAGLVLALRGRWITGSALVGLAVMVKSPAAVALLFIGVLVHAAATGPRWRRWAKGLLAPGLVACAVAGGATLISGTGFGWLRTQGVAANIHTALSVTSDLGLGLGKSAQLLLDVDANPVKSAVQTLGLAVAVALILLLARRAMRGGITAVHALGLSLLLLVALSPMVQPWYLLWGMAVVAATEQYGRLSALLVVLSAALVYETHPMGATPPYGFVLAGLAVLLGTLTIRRAPVVPPGVLLPGRRGPADSVADRDVSSAAAGQEPAARSAP; this is translated from the coding sequence ATGTGGGCTTTGAGCGCGGTCGGGCACCGTCGGCTGGGTGCGGCAGGATCGCTGGCGGTCGTCGGCGGCGGCTGGTTCGCCGGAAAGCTGCCGGTGCACGACCCCTGGGGCCTGTGGGTCGACCACGGGTCCGCGGTGAAGGCGGCCGGCGCCGTCCTCGCCTACGTAGGGCTGACCGTGCTCGTCGTGGCCTGGTGGCAGTACGGGAAGACCGCCGTCACCGTCCGGGAAACGCTGGTCACCCTCGCCTGGTGGACCGCCCCGTTCCTCCTCGCGCCTCCGCTCTACAGCGCCGACGTGTACAGCTACATCGCCCAGGGCTCGATGGTCGTCGAAGGCCACGACGTCTACACCCTCGGCCCCTCCGCCCTGGACCCCGGCGGAATCGGCGGCGACGCCGCCGCGAGCGTCGGCAACCACTGGCGTGACACGCCGGCCCCCTACGGCCCGCTCTTCCTGCTGCTCTCCGCCACCGTCGCATGGACCACCGGCGGCACGATCGTCCCCGCCGTCCTGGCCATGCGGCTCGTCGCCCTCGTCGCCCTCGCCCTGATCGTCTGGTCCCTGCGCCGCCTGGCGCGCGAACACGGTCGCAGCGAGAGCCGCGCCCTCTGGCTCGGCGCCCTCAATCCGCTGCTGCTGATGCACGTGGTCGGCGGCGTCCACAACGACGGGCTGATGATCGGCCTGATGCTCGCCGGTCTCGTGCTCGCCCTGCGCGGCAGGTGGATCACCGGCAGCGCCCTGGTCGGCCTCGCCGTGATGGTGAAGTCCCCGGCGGCCGTGGCGCTCCTGTTCATCGGGGTCCTCGTGCACGCCGCCGCGACCGGCCCCCGGTGGCGCCGCTGGGCCAAGGGCCTCCTCGCACCCGGCCTGGTCGCCTGCGCGGTCGCCGGAGGGGCGACGCTGATCAGCGGCACGGGATTCGGCTGGCTCCGCACCCAGGGTGTCGCCGCGAACATCCACACCGCGCTCTCCGTCACCAGCGACCTCGGCCTCGGGCTCGGAAAGTCGGCCCAGCTGCTCCTGGACGTCGACGCGAACCCGGTCAAGTCCGCCGTCCAGACGCTGGGCCTGGCGGTCGCGGTCGCCCTGATCCTCCTGCTGGCCCGGCGCGCGATGCGGGGCGGCATCACGGCGGTCCACGCACTGGGCCTCTCGCTGCTGCTCCTGGTCGCCCTCTCGCCCATGGTCCAGCCCTGGTACCTGCTGTGGGGAATGGCGGTGGTCGCCGCGACCGAGCAGTACGGCCGCCTCTCCGCCCTCCTGGTCGTCCTCTCGGCGGCCCTCGTCTACGAGACCCACCCCATGGGCGCGACCCCGCCCTACGGGTTCGTCCTCGCCGGCCTCGCCGTGCTCCTCGGTACGCTCACGATCCGGCGCGCCCCCGTCGTTCCGCCCGGCGTCCTCCTGCCCGGCCGGCGCGGCCCCGCCGACTCCGTGGCCGACCGGGACGTCTCCTCCGCTGCCGCCGGGCAGGAACCGGCCGCGCGGAGTGCTCCGTAG